One stretch of Acholeplasma laidlawii PG-8A DNA includes these proteins:
- a CDS encoding heavy metal translocating P-type ATPase, with the protein MKKIFTRLNIELMFVVTSVLLLVVAVILNFTVMPNTGDIVPTPLVVLYALSFVLGGFFKAKEGVEETIANKALNVEILMIIAAVSAFIIGNPLEAALLIMIFAISGLMETFAHNKSQKELTSLLNLSPERATLYQDGVETVVAINDLKLGDIVIVKVGDAIPVDGLIFKGSTAINQAAITGESMPVNKGENEEVFAGTYNLNSAILVKITTRPEEFVVNKIIKLVRDAQDNQGHTQTRIEKIEKWYVYFVILLAIGFMLIPPLTNTWTWDQAFYRGTVVLVVGSPCALMASVAPTMLSTLSNAARGRVLIKGGKYLEDLSRIKVVVFDKTGTITEGKPAVVDVFVDPNYNKQDILDIVYSVEKLSNHALASAITTFLEDSTTYKPNPVTEIPGKGMSLKLGKDEYKIGKFEHNKSDVVTPKMVESQSNGNSIVQIILNDHLIGYISLIDKLRPNVKEMVMKLKKENIIPILLTGDNNATAHAIAQKAGIDVIISDALPHEKSAHIIELQKQYGKVMMVGDGVNDAPALAIADIGASMGSGSDVSLETADIIFMNNKIENIDKIFRISKANQSIIYQNMIFSLLVILTLLSFNIFGLVNLPFGVVAHEGSTILVILNGLRMLAKK; encoded by the coding sequence ATGAAAAAAATATTTACTAGATTAAATATCGAACTTATGTTCGTTGTCACATCGGTTCTACTCTTAGTAGTAGCCGTCATATTAAACTTTACAGTGATGCCAAATACTGGTGACATTGTTCCAACACCACTTGTCGTGTTATACGCATTGTCCTTTGTATTAGGTGGATTCTTCAAAGCTAAAGAAGGTGTTGAAGAAACTATTGCTAACAAGGCATTAAACGTAGAAATCTTGATGATTATTGCAGCTGTGTCAGCATTTATCATTGGTAATCCACTTGAAGCCGCATTACTTATTATGATATTTGCAATTTCTGGTTTAATGGAAACATTTGCACATAATAAATCACAAAAAGAATTAACTTCTTTATTAAATCTTTCGCCTGAAAGAGCAACCCTTTACCAAGATGGTGTAGAGACGGTTGTAGCAATTAATGATCTTAAACTTGGAGACATTGTTATTGTAAAGGTTGGGGATGCAATTCCAGTTGATGGTCTTATCTTTAAAGGTTCAACCGCAATTAACCAAGCTGCAATTACTGGTGAATCTATGCCAGTAAATAAAGGTGAAAATGAAGAGGTATTTGCAGGTACATATAATCTAAACTCAGCGATTTTAGTTAAGATTACAACACGACCAGAAGAGTTCGTTGTCAATAAAATTATTAAACTTGTTCGCGATGCACAAGATAATCAAGGTCATACACAAACACGTATTGAAAAAATCGAAAAATGGTATGTGTATTTTGTAATACTTCTTGCGATAGGTTTCATGCTGATTCCACCACTAACTAACACATGGACTTGGGATCAAGCATTCTACCGTGGTACGGTTGTGTTAGTTGTTGGTTCTCCATGTGCACTTATGGCAAGTGTTGCACCTACAATGTTATCTACTTTATCTAATGCTGCAAGAGGTAGAGTATTAATTAAAGGTGGTAAATACTTAGAAGACTTAAGTCGCATCAAAGTTGTGGTATTTGATAAGACTGGTACAATCACAGAAGGTAAACCTGCAGTTGTTGATGTATTTGTCGATCCTAATTATAATAAACAAGATATTCTTGATATTGTCTACTCAGTAGAAAAACTATCTAATCATGCGCTAGCAAGTGCAATTACTACTTTTTTAGAAGATTCAACAACCTATAAACCAAATCCAGTAACAGAAATACCTGGAAAAGGTATGTCACTTAAATTAGGTAAAGATGAATATAAAATTGGAAAGTTTGAACATAATAAATCTGATGTAGTGACTCCAAAAATGGTAGAAAGCCAATCCAACGGTAACTCTATTGTTCAAATTATCTTGAATGATCATTTAATTGGTTATATTTCACTCATTGATAAATTAAGACCAAACGTTAAAGAAATGGTCATGAAACTTAAAAAAGAAAACATCATACCTATTCTTCTTACAGGTGATAACAATGCAACAGCTCACGCGATTGCGCAAAAAGCGGGTATTGATGTTATTATTTCAGATGCATTACCACATGAAAAGAGTGCACACATTATCGAACTTCAAAAACAATATGGTAAAGTCATGATGGTTGGAGACGGTGTAAATGATGCACCAGCACTAGCCATTGCAGACATTGGTGCCTCTATGGGAAGTGGATCTGATGTGTCACTTGAAACTGCGGATATCATCTTCATGAATAATAAAATTGAAAACATTGATAAGATCTTTAGAATCTCAAAAGCTAATCAATCTATCATCTATCAAAATATGATATTCTCATTGCTTGTTATACTTACATTACTTTCATTTAATATCTTTGGATTAGTCAATCTTCCATTTGGCGTTGTAGCCCATGAAGGTTCTACCATATTAGTTATCTTAAATGGTTTACGCATGTTAGCTAAAAAATAA